The Planctellipticum variicoloris DNA window AAAAGGGGATGCCGTCCAGAGGGGGTTCGGAAGAGATCAGGTGTTGTGCAGTCCGATGCCGGAGTAAACGAAGCCCCGCGCCGCCATCTGCTGCGGATCCCACAGATTCCGGCCGTCGAAAATCACCGGCGACTTCAGCTTGTGCAGCAGGTACTCAAAATCCGGGTTCCGGAACTCCTGCCACTCGGTCAGGATACACAGCGCATCCGCCCCCTCCAGCGTATCGTAATGGTGGGCGCAGTACGTCAGCCGGTCGCCGTAAATCGCCTTGACATTCTCGATCGCCACCGGGTCGTGAACGGTGACCGCCGCGCCGGCCTTCAGCAGTTGCTCGATCAGAACCAGCGAAGGCGCCTCGCGGATATCGTCGGTGCGCGGCTTGAAGGACAATCCCCACACCGCGATCTTCCGGCCCGACAGGTTTCCTTCGAAGTGCTGCCGCAGTTTGTGGAACAGCACGTGCTTCTGGTGGTCGTTGACTTCATCGACCGCCTCCAGCACCTGCGGCTTGAGGCCGTGCTTCTCGGAGACGGCGATCAGAGCCCGCACGTCCTTCGGGAAGCAGGACCCGCCGTAGCCCACGCCCGGAAACAGGAACTGGAAGCCAATCCGCTGATCGTGGCCGATCCCCCGGCGGACATCGTTGATATTCGCGCCGACGGCCTCGCAGAGGTTGGCCATCTCGTTGATGAAACTGATCTTGGTGGCGAGCATGCAGTTCGCCACGTACTTGGTCATTTCGGCGCTTTCGAGCCCCATCGACAGGAACGGATTCTCCGTCCGGAGGAACGGTCGATAGAGCTCCCGCATCGTCTCGGCGACTTCGGGCCGCAGCACGCCCACCACGACGCGGTCCGGGCGCGTGAAGTCCTCAATGGCGCAACCTTCCTTGAGGAACTCGGGATTCGAACAGATGTTGATCTCGCGACCGGTAAGCTGCTTCAAACGGTCATAGACCCCCCGATTCGTACCGACGGGAACCGTGCTCTTGACGACAACCACGGCGTCGGCCGCCAGGTGCGGCGCGAGTTGCTCGGTCACCTTCCACAGAGCCGACAGATCCGCCGCGCCGTCGTCCCCCTGCGGCGTTCCCACGGCGATAAACACGCACTGCGCCTGCGGAATCACTTCCGCCAGCGACGTCGTGAAATGCAGCCGTCCCGCCTTGGCGTTCCGGATCACGAGTTCGGTGAGTCCCGGCTCGTAGATCGGAATCTCTCCCCGCTTCAGCCCCTCGATCTTCTGCTGGTTGACGTCGACGCACGTCACGTCGTTTCCGCTGTCGGCAAAGCAGGTGCCGGTCACCAGTCCCACGTAACCCGTTCCGATCATGACGACGCGCATAAGAGTCTTTCTTCCGCTTTCTGAAATGTTCTGACGCCGATCCGGACGGACTCCGGGATTTCAGACGCCGTGATAGCCGCGATACC harbors:
- a CDS encoding UDP-glucose dehydrogenase family protein, with the translated sequence MRVVMIGTGYVGLVTGTCFADSGNDVTCVDVNQQKIEGLKRGEIPIYEPGLTELVIRNAKAGRLHFTTSLAEVIPQAQCVFIAVGTPQGDDGAADLSALWKVTEQLAPHLAADAVVVVKSTVPVGTNRGVYDRLKQLTGREINICSNPEFLKEGCAIEDFTRPDRVVVGVLRPEVAETMRELYRPFLRTENPFLSMGLESAEMTKYVANCMLATKISFINEMANLCEAVGANINDVRRGIGHDQRIGFQFLFPGVGYGGSCFPKDVRALIAVSEKHGLKPQVLEAVDEVNDHQKHVLFHKLRQHFEGNLSGRKIAVWGLSFKPRTDDIREAPSLVLIEQLLKAGAAVTVHDPVAIENVKAIYGDRLTYCAHHYDTLEGADALCILTEWQEFRNPDFEYLLHKLKSPVIFDGRNLWDPQQMAARGFVYSGIGLHNT